In Acipenser ruthenus chromosome 16, fAciRut3.2 maternal haplotype, whole genome shotgun sequence, the following proteins share a genomic window:
- the LOC117411818 gene encoding putative RNA-binding protein 15B, translating to MKRQGERDASPGRAVAKRIRERDRDREAGRREDGPSPLATLVSESRNYHKHQARSRSRDREKSNSSSRTRDERGGGDPHHRQPHHDLGLNSRLPLRTGGPKSKTALDIISGVSSSGSSSGTRGGSGLEYKTLLISNLGSQLSDEHVEDGLFHEFKKFGDVSVKLSHTPELGRVAYVNFRHPENAKEAKHAKGKLVLYDRPLKVEPVYPRRRSCTPPDVGYVPLHSSYQYRQRSLSPVVSSIRDPRPRHYAVEAIGLSRERERALDYYGMFDERGRSFTYQVPEEDLMPEDDHRATRNLFIGNLDHNVSESELRRAFDKYGMIEEVVIKRPARGQGGAYAFLKFQNLDMAHRAKVAMSGRVIGRNPVKIGYGKANPTTRLWVGGLGPNTSLAALAREFDRFGSIRTIDYVKGDSFAYIQYESLDAAQAACAQMRGFPLGGPDRRLRVDFAKTEETRSYPQQYQPPTPLPVHYDLLVDGYSRHRSLERELRTRDRTPPHSLYSERDRERGFPDGDWSSPSKSLDRRNNLDSFVVRSRSKDRWTAERENDRSNKPWDERRKRRSLSNDRPFEDRGRPKIRASSPDRTPERIRRDGRPFELGLDHRIATPDGRHSAAEDKPHIDLHESPHVRKKEGDRNHKTNECEEAKTNDKADTKMPATLSEYAQTLSLAWQGILVLKNSCFPTNMHVLEGSSGIVNILLKDYVAGGKITQLKIAQRLRLDQPKLDEVTRRIKQGSPDGYAVLLAVQAPQDKEAPPPEPGLQRRLLRNLVSYLKQKQAAGVIGLPLAGGKDRDFTGMLYAFPPCEFSQQYLQGALRTLGKLEEEHLVIVIVRDTT from the coding sequence ATGAAGCGGCAGGGCGAGCGGGACGCCAGTCCTGGGAGAGCTGTGGCCAAAAGAATAAGAGAGAGAGACCGGGACCGTGAAGCGGGACGAAGGGAAGACGGACCTTCACCTCTTGCAACGTTGGTATCCGAAAGCAGGAATTACCACAAGCATCAGGCCCGCAGCCGGAGCAGGGACCGTGAGAAATCCAACAGCAGCAGCCGGACTAGAGACGAACGGGGCGGAGGGGACCCCCACCACAGGCAGCCTCATCACGACCTCGGCCTTAACAGTCGCCTCCCGCTCCGGACTGGGGGGCCCAAGAGCAAAACAGCACTGGACATAATCAGCGGCGTGagcagcagcggcagcagcagcggcaccAGGGGCGGCAGTGGTTTGGAATACAAGACTTTGCTCATAAGCAACTTGGGCTCGCAGCTTTCGGACGAACATGTGGAGGATGGACTTTTCCACGAGTTTAAAAAGTTCGGGGACGTCAGCGTGAAACTGTCTCACACACCGGAACTTGGAAGAGTGGCCTACGTGAATTTCAGGCACCCGGAGAACGCTAAGGAGGCCAAGCATGCCAAAGGCAAGTTAGTTTTGTACGATCGTCCACTTAAAGTAGAACCTGTGTACCCTAGAAGGCGGAGTTGCACTCCCCCAGATGTGGGCTATGTGCCACTTCATAGCAGCTACCAATACAGACAGAGGTCCTTGTCGCCAGTGGTTAGTAGTATTAGAGATCCCAGGCCAAGGCACTATGCTGTGGAAGCTATTGGACTGAGCAGGGAAAGAGAAAGGGCTCTAGATTACTATGGGATGTTTGATGAAAGGGGGCGGTCTTTCACTTACCAAGTGCCAGAAGAGGATTTGATGCCTGAGGATGATCATAGGGCAACTAGAAACTTGTTTATTGGCAACCTGGACCATAATGTTTCAGAAAGCGAGCTAAGGAGGGCTTTTGATAAGTATGGAATGATTGAAGAAGTTGTCATAAAGCGTCCTGCCAGGGGCCAAGGGGGCGCATATGCTTTTTTGAAATTCCAGAACCTGGACATGGCTCACAGAGCCAAAGTGGCCATGTCTGGCCGTGTGATTGGTCGCAACCCTGTAAAAATCGGCTATGGCAAAGCCAACCCCACCACCCGCCTTTGGGTAGGGGGGCTTGGTCCAAATACCTCATTAGCAGCCCTGGCTCGAGAGTTTGACCGCTTTGGCAGCATCAGGACCATTGATTATGTGAAAGGAGACAGTTTTGCTTACATTCAGTACGAGAGCCTTGATGCAGCACAGGCAGCTTGTGCCCAGATGCGGGGTTTCCCCCTGGGGGGCCCGGATAGGAGGCTCAGAGTGGACTTTGCTAAAACAGAGGAGACCCGCAGCTACCCTCAGCAGTATCAACCCCCAACTCCATTACCAGTCCACTACGACCTGCTTGTTGATGGTTATAGTAGGCACCGTAGCCTGGAACGTGAGCTGAGGACTCGGGACCGAACTCCACCTCACTCTCTGTACTCGGAACGAGATCGGGAAAGGGGTTTCCCCGATGGTGACTGGTCCAGTCCCTCCAAAAGCCTTGACCGGCGGAACAATCTGGACAGCTTTGTGGTGCGCAGCCGTAGTAAAGACCGCTGGACAGCGGAGAGAGAAAATGACAGGTCTAACAAACCCTGGGATGAGCGTCGCAAACGCAGGAGCCTTTCCAACGACCGCCCTTTTGAGGACAGGGGACGCCCGAAAATCCGCGCTTCATCTCCAGACCGCACCCCAGAGAGAATCCGTCGGGATGGCCGGCCCTTTGAGCTTGGGCTTGACCACCGCATTGCCACTCCAGATGGCCGACATTCTGCAGCAGAGGACAAACCGCACATAGATCTGCATGAGTCCCCACATGTCCGAAAGAAAGAGGGTGACCGCAACCATAAGACCAACGAGTGCGAAGAGGCCAAAACTAATGACAAAGCAGACACCAAAATGCCAGCAACCTTGTCTGAATATGCCCAAACTCTGTCACTGGCTTGGCAAGGCATCCTAGTGCTTAAAAACAGTTGTTTCCCCACAAACATGCACGTCTTGGAAGGTAGTTCTGGGATTGTTAACATCCTCTTAAAAGACTATGTGGCTGGCGGCAAGATCACCCAGCTGAAAATTGCTCAGCGCCTGCGTCTGGACCAACCCAAGCTGGACGAAGTTACCCGACGAATTAAGCAAGGCAGCCCAGACGGTTACGCAGTGCTTCTGGCAGTTCAGGCTCCCCAGGACAAGGAGGCACCCCCCCCAGAACCAGGACTTCAGAGGCGCCTGCTCAGGAATTTGGTCTCGTATCTCAAGCAGAAGCAGGCAGCTGGGGTGATCGGCTTACCTCTAGCGGGGGGCAAGGACAGAGACTTCACTGGGATGCTTTATGCTTTCCCTCCCTGCGAATTCTCCCAACAGTACCTCCAGGGAGCCCTCAGGACTTTGGGCAAGCTGGAGGAGGAGCATCTTGTGATTGTTATTGTCAGAGACACTACTTAA